GCGACCGTCATCGTCGCCGTGACATGGCCGAGTGCGATCGCAACGTCGCAGGCCACGGGCGTTCCGCCGAGGGGAGCCGGCTCGACCGCGACGCAGTAGACCATGCGGGGATCGAACACGATGTCGGCCGTCACCGAGCGCCCGGGAACGACCGCAGCCATCGCCAGCCAGAACATCGTCCGAAACGTTGAGCCAAGCGTGACGGGGCCGGGGTCGCCGAGCCACGCGCCGCCCGGCGGGTACCGCCCCCCGGCGTCACGCGGTTCCATGCGGGGAGGGATGTTCCGCCAGGAACGCATGGATGCGCTCCGCGACCTTCCGGCCGATCCCCTCGACGGCGGCAATCTCCTCGACGGTCGCGGTCCGAACGTTGCGGACGGAGCCGAATCGGCGGATCAGCGCCTTCTTCCGGCGCTCCCCGACGCCCGGGATCTCGTCGAGGACCGAGAAGACGATCCGGCGTTCCCTCAGCGTCTGATGGTAGGCGTTGGCGAACCGGTGCGCCTCGTCCCGCAGCCGCTGCAGCAGCTGCAGCCCCTGGGAATCCCGCGGAAGCGCGTGCGGTTCCGACAGATCGGGCACGTAGATCAACTCCTGCTGCTTCGCGAGCGCGATCACCGGAATCGACTGGTTGTATTCGAACAGGACCTCGCGCGCGGCGGCGAGCTGGCCGCGCCCGCCGTCGAGCACGATCAGGTCCGGAAGCGCCGCCCACTTCACGGGTATCGGCTCGTCACGGTCGAGCCGCTCCTGTTCCTGCCTCGCCTGCGCGAACCGGCGCTCCAGCACCTCACGCATCATCGCGACGTCGTCGGGCCCGTCCGTGTACTTCATCCGGAACCGGCGATAGTCGCGCTTCTTCGGCCGACCCCCTTCCGCGACGACGAGCGAGGCGACCGATTCGCCGCCCTGAAAGTTGCTGATATCGTAGCATTCGATCCGCACCGGCGGCGCGTCGAGACCGAGCAGGCCGGCCAGCTCCCGAGCGCCCGGGCCGACCTGGTCGCCCCGCCGGGCGCGCTCCTGGGAGAGGTGCAGGGCGGCGTTCTCCCGGGCCATCGCGACGAGGCGCACCCGATCCCCGCGCTGCGGTTGGGAAATGGTCACGCGACCGCCCCGCCGTTCGCCGAGCCACCGCTCGATGACCTCGCGGTCCGCGATCGGCTCGGGGATGAGGATTTCCGCGGGGGGCGCAGAGGATACCTCGTAGAACTGGCTCATGAATGCGGACAGCGTCTCCGCCGACGGCACGCCCCGCGTGCCTTGGAGCATCACGTGCTCCTGGCCGACGAGCCGCCCCCCCCGAATGAAGAAGATCTGCACACATCCTTCGTCTCCGTCCTGGGCGAGCGCGAGGATGTCTCGATCCTCGGCGCCGGCGGAGATGATCCGCTGCTTCTCGCCGAGGGCCTCGATCCCGCGGAGCTGATCCCGCAGCTGCGCGGCGCGTTCGAAATCGAGCCCCTCCGCGGCGGCCTCCATTTGAGCCCGCAGGCCGTCGAGCAGACCCTCCTGTTTGCCCTCGAGGAACTCCCCGGCTTGGCGGACCTGCTCAGCGTACTGTTCGGCCGTCCCGCCCCACGCGACGCACGGCGCGCTGCACTGCCCGATGTAGTAGTCGAGGCACGGCCGCGGCAGCGAGCCGTCGATCTCGAGGTTACAGGTGCGGAGCTTGAACAACCGCCGGATCAGTCGGATCGTTCGCCCGACCAGTTTCGGCTCGTGGTACGGGTACGGCCCGAAGTACTTGGCGCCGTCCCGCACGACCTTGCGCGTCATCACAATCTTCGGAAAGGGCTCGCTCGTCAGCTTCAGGTAGGGGTACGCCTTGTCGTCGGCCATCCGCACGTTGTACCACGGGCGGTGGCGCTTGATCAGCGTTGCCTCGAGGATGAGGGCCTCGACCTCGTTGGCGCAGACAACCGTTTCGACGTCGCGGATCTTGGAGATGAGATGGAGGATCCGCGGGCTGTCGGTGTGGCCCGGCTGGAAGTACTGGCGCACGCGCGAGCGGAGCGATGTGGCTTTGCCGACGTAGACCACCCGGCCGGCGCCGTTCTTCATGA
This genomic interval from bacterium contains the following:
- the uvrC gene encoding excinuclease ABC subunit UvrC, which translates into the protein MTSGSGLTEKLAALPDQPGVYLMKNGAGRVVYVGKATSLRSRVRQYFQPGHTDSPRILHLISKIRDVETVVCANEVEALILEATLIKRHRPWYNVRMADDKAYPYLKLTSEPFPKIVMTRKVVRDGAKYFGPYPYHEPKLVGRTIRLIRRLFKLRTCNLEIDGSLPRPCLDYYIGQCSAPCVAWGGTAEQYAEQVRQAGEFLEGKQEGLLDGLRAQMEAAAEGLDFERAAQLRDQLRGIEALGEKQRIISAGAEDRDILALAQDGDEGCVQIFFIRGGRLVGQEHVMLQGTRGVPSAETLSAFMSQFYEVSSAPPAEILIPEPIADREVIERWLGERRGGRVTISQPQRGDRVRLVAMARENAALHLSQERARRGDQVGPGARELAGLLGLDAPPVRIECYDISNFQGGESVASLVVAEGGRPKKRDYRRFRMKYTDGPDDVAMMREVLERRFAQARQEQERLDRDEPIPVKWAALPDLIVLDGGRGQLAAAREVLFEYNQSIPVIALAKQQELIYVPDLSEPHALPRDSQGLQLLQRLRDEAHRFANAYHQTLRERRIVFSVLDEIPGVGERRKKALIRRFGSVRNVRTATVEEIAAVEGIGRKVAERIHAFLAEHPSPHGTA